From a region of the Xanthomonas rydalmerensis genome:
- a CDS encoding transglycosylase SLT domain-containing protein — protein sequence MCGPVSALAQSLDAQRPAIRSAIDDAEQGRFDPVRAAAFKQHPLYGWLEYANLRRNIDKVSDAQAQDFLKRYAGQPVAESFRALWLPALARREDWPALLANWKPTENLGLRCAQLNARQATGRADAQWVDEAQALWRNAGKSLPDACDPVFAVLQARGGMTDALRWARVEAAADTQQPAVMRAAARGLPAADLALANDYAAFLDAVHARALSWPKTERSRKVAVDGLEKLAKADPDAAERQLPQFAQALQFSEAQRSAVLYQIALWTVASYGSDSARRLNAVPESAYDERLHEWRAREAMARGDWPAALAAIRKMPPTQRSDSRWQYFEARLAEKTGNASEAQRLYREAATSATFHGFLAADRLKQPYALCPWEPNDSAQAQAAVARDPALIRALELFKIDRAGWAVAEWNDALSRFDDTQRRLAVEVASANGWFDRAVFSLGKRPEEQRLYTLRFPLHHDATIRREAGKNAIDAAWVAAEIRAESVFNPNARSPANAMGLMQVVPATGASVARNLGLAGYGGAASLYDPDTNIAIGTAYLRQLLNTYGLPYLTIAAYNAGPGPAARWQSQRPGHDADFWIETVSYKETREYVARVLAFSVIYDWRLNGDALPLSDRMLGKLDAPRKKFVCEAGNRD from the coding sequence ATGTGCGGCCCCGTTTCCGCCCTCGCCCAGTCCCTGGACGCGCAACGCCCGGCGATCCGCTCGGCGATCGACGATGCCGAGCAAGGCCGTTTCGATCCGGTCCGCGCGGCCGCGTTCAAGCAGCATCCGCTGTACGGCTGGCTGGAGTACGCCAACCTGCGCCGCAACATCGACAAGGTGTCCGATGCGCAGGCGCAGGACTTCCTCAAGCGCTATGCCGGACAGCCGGTGGCCGAAAGCTTCCGTGCGCTGTGGCTGCCGGCGCTGGCGCGGCGCGAGGACTGGCCGGCGCTGCTGGCGAACTGGAAACCCACCGAGAACCTCGGCCTGCGCTGCGCCCAGCTCAATGCGCGCCAGGCCACCGGCCGCGCCGACGCGCAGTGGGTGGACGAAGCGCAGGCGTTGTGGCGCAACGCCGGCAAGTCGCTGCCCGACGCCTGCGATCCGGTGTTCGCGGTGCTGCAGGCGCGCGGCGGCATGACCGATGCGTTGCGCTGGGCGCGGGTGGAAGCGGCCGCGGACACACAGCAGCCCGCGGTGATGCGTGCCGCCGCCCGCGGCCTGCCCGCGGCCGACTTGGCCCTGGCCAACGACTACGCCGCGTTCCTGGACGCGGTGCATGCGCGCGCGCTGAGCTGGCCCAAGACCGAGCGCAGCCGCAAGGTGGCGGTGGACGGGTTGGAGAAGCTGGCCAAGGCCGATCCCGACGCGGCCGAGCGGCAACTGCCGCAGTTCGCCCAGGCGCTGCAGTTCAGCGAGGCGCAGCGCAGCGCGGTGCTGTACCAGATCGCGCTGTGGACGGTGGCCTCGTACGGCTCCGATTCGGCGCGCCGGCTCAACGCCGTGCCCGAGTCCGCCTACGACGAACGCCTGCACGAGTGGCGCGCGCGCGAGGCAATGGCGCGCGGCGACTGGCCGGCGGCGCTGGCGGCGATCCGCAAGATGCCGCCGACGCAGCGCAGCGATTCGCGCTGGCAGTACTTCGAAGCGCGGCTGGCGGAGAAGACCGGCAATGCCAGCGAGGCGCAGCGGCTGTACCGCGAGGCTGCCACCTCCGCCACCTTCCACGGCTTCCTGGCCGCCGACCGGCTCAAGCAACCGTACGCGCTGTGCCCGTGGGAACCGAACGACAGCGCGCAGGCGCAGGCGGCGGTGGCACGCGATCCGGCGCTGATCCGCGCGCTGGAGCTGTTCAAGATCGACCGCGCCGGCTGGGCGGTGGCCGAGTGGAACGATGCGCTGAGCCGCTTCGACGACACCCAGCGGCGCCTGGCGGTGGAAGTGGCCAGCGCCAACGGCTGGTTCGACCGCGCGGTGTTCTCGCTGGGCAAGCGCCCGGAGGAACAGCGTCTGTACACGCTGCGCTTCCCGCTGCACCACGATGCCACCATTCGCCGCGAAGCCGGCAAGAACGCCATCGACGCGGCCTGGGTCGCCGCCGAGATCCGCGCCGAGAGCGTGTTCAATCCGAACGCGCGCTCGCCGGCCAATGCGATGGGCCTGATGCAGGTGGTGCCGGCCACCGGCGCCAGCGTCGCCCGCAACCTCGGCCTGGCCGGCTACGGCGGCGCCGCCAGCCTGTACGACCCGGACACCAACATCGCCATCGGCACCGCCTACCTGCGCCAATTGCTCAACACCTACGGCCTGCCTTACCTGACCATCGCCGCCTACAACGCCGGCCCCGGCCCGGCCGCACGCTGGCAGAGCCAGCGCCCGGGCCACGATGCCGACTTCTGGATCGAGACGGTCAGCTACAAGGAAACCCGCGAGTACGTGGCGCGCGTCCTGGCCTTCAGCGTGATCTACGACTGGCGCCTCAACGGCGACGCCCTGCCGCTCAGCGACCGCATGCTCGGCAAGCTGGATGCGCCGCGCAAGAAGTTTGTGTGTGAGGCGGGGAATCGGGATTAG
- the yihA gene encoding ribosome biogenesis GTP-binding protein YihA/YsxC: MSLILERAHYLLSAHNARQLPEDGGWEVAFAGRSNAGKSSALNALTRQNALARVSKTPGRTQQLVFFEVQPERCLVDLPGYGYAKVPLELQAHWQKFIDTYFRTREALRGLVVVMDIRHPLKDYDRQMLGYAVQRGLPAHALLTKADKLGRGQQAQALQQVRKELASAFGDTVSVQTFSGETRQGVDEARGIIGGWLGLDVEPPAAE, from the coding sequence ATGTCGCTGATCCTCGAACGTGCCCACTATCTCCTTTCCGCCCACAACGCCCGCCAGTTGCCGGAGGACGGCGGCTGGGAGGTGGCGTTCGCCGGCCGCTCCAACGCCGGCAAGTCCAGCGCGCTGAACGCGCTGACCCGGCAGAACGCCCTGGCCCGCGTCTCCAAGACGCCCGGCCGCACCCAGCAACTGGTGTTCTTCGAGGTGCAGCCCGAGCGCTGCCTGGTCGACCTGCCCGGCTACGGCTACGCCAAGGTGCCGCTGGAACTGCAGGCGCACTGGCAGAAGTTCATCGACACCTATTTCCGCACCCGCGAGGCCCTGCGCGGGCTGGTGGTGGTGATGGACATCCGCCATCCGCTCAAGGACTACGACCGGCAGATGCTCGGGTACGCGGTGCAGCGCGGCCTGCCGGCGCATGCGCTGCTGACCAAGGCCGACAAGCTCGGCCGCGGCCAGCAGGCGCAGGCGCTGCAGCAGGTGCGCAAGGAGCTGGCCAGCGCGTTCGGCGACACGGTCAGCGTGCAGACCTTCTCCGGCGAGACCCGCCAGGGCGTGGACGAGGCGCGCGGCATCATCGGCGGCTGGCTGGGGCTTGACGTCGAACCGCCCGCCGCGGAGTGA
- a CDS encoding endonuclease/exonuclease/phosphatase family protein, whose product MTAPAIRTLRVLTANIQAGSSTRRYSDYVTRSWSHALPAGRKRSSLDAIAQLASDHDIVGLQEADPGSLRSGFTNQTHYLAERAGFNYWSHQPNRRVGGVASSANGLLSRLEPVEVQDHALPGRLGGRGVLLAKFGNGAEGLAVAVAHLSLGANSRAAQLAFIAELLSDHPNVVLMGDFNCVADRPEMQFLYQRTRLQPPGCVVPTFPSWRPQRAIDHILVSDGLRCNAQRAVPAAFSDHLAVATEIEVPQHLLR is encoded by the coding sequence GTGACTGCTCCCGCCATCCGCACCCTGCGCGTGCTCACCGCCAACATCCAGGCCGGTTCCAGCACGCGCCGCTACAGCGACTACGTGACCCGCAGCTGGTCGCATGCGCTGCCGGCCGGGCGCAAGCGCAGCAGCCTGGACGCGATCGCGCAGCTGGCCAGCGACCACGACATCGTCGGCCTGCAGGAGGCCGACCCCGGCAGCCTGCGCTCGGGCTTCACCAACCAGACCCACTACCTGGCCGAGCGCGCCGGCTTCAACTACTGGAGCCACCAGCCGAACCGGCGCGTGGGCGGCGTGGCCTCCAGCGCCAACGGCCTGCTCAGCCGGCTGGAGCCGGTGGAAGTGCAGGACCACGCCCTGCCCGGCCGGCTCGGCGGGCGCGGCGTGCTGCTGGCCAAGTTCGGCAACGGCGCCGAAGGCCTGGCGGTGGCGGTGGCGCACCTGTCGCTGGGCGCCAACTCGCGCGCGGCGCAGCTGGCCTTCATCGCCGAACTGCTGTCCGATCATCCCAACGTGGTGCTGATGGGCGACTTCAACTGCGTCGCCGATCGCCCGGAAATGCAGTTCCTCTACCAGCGCACCCGGCTGCAACCGCCGGGCTGCGTGGTCCCGACCTTCCCGAGCTGGCGCCCGCAGCGCGCCATCGACCACATCCTGGTCAGCGACGGCCTGCGCTGCAACGCGCAGCGTGCGGTGCCCGCCGCCTTCTCCGACCACCTGGCCGTGGCCACCGAGATCGAAGTGCCGCAGCACTTGTTGCGCTGA
- a CDS encoding TonB-dependent receptor — translation MNFLHRHPLVFAVSLALLGGVPAIAGAQQQTPPAAPGNATTLDSVQVTGTRIRRAEVEGQVPVQTLSRADIERTGLTSIGDVLQELTASGSALNAKFNSSGNFGFPPDGSGVGAGSAQVDLRHLGAKRVLVLVDGMRWVNESSASGVGAATDLNTIPLAIVERVEVLEDGASSLYGSDAIAGVVNIITRRNFEGGQVTLNYGEYDKGDGASKGVDLAWGHSTERTSLFLGASYTKQDPIYARDRAQSLYPIPGTGLSFGSSATPDGRFIFVDPNTGAEQNLTPNSGVGTPRYDGAGGCSRSDDYHCFTTADRYNFAASNLLLTPSERKGVFGQFRFFFNDDVQWYLKLLGNRRESTNQAAPEPIFLGPDAGTGNPLADNIVISAANPYNPFGFALDSGSNLIMIGRRPVEGGARVFEQRVDTQYVGTGFIGSFESADRTWFWDVNGAYSKNKAEQTNYGSYNIYNINLALGDPAACAAVAGCVPLNIFGGAGSITPDMLRWIQPVVHDRSQNELTQFTANLSSDLFRLPAGAVSFATGVEYRKYEGFYRPDPLTVIGHYNGVPSLPTQGSYDVKEAYLELSVPIFADSPLGDKLDLSLAGRYSDYSTFGGKFTPKYGLRWQVAPDFVLRASYAEGFRAPSIGELYGSAARADLTLSDPCSIGLGGTAPRGSASNCATLGVPAGYQQANSQISVTTGGNRALEPEKARSFSAGFVWSPWFASNVPWSDRFDVEVTFYRHDIDGAIQAINAQTQLDLCVDTLSPTYCDGITRASTGGINGFNNRLTNLGSIKTDGWDVDLFWNSPETAAGRFKIGWQNTFVTRYVATGAAGQVQPQRPGVEVVDSSIPEWTSNLSLDWSRGRWNASWTLRHISELTEQCGDAVAFPVCSNPVAGTNTLDAITYHDLQVGYRFDWLKGLTLSGGVNNVFDKDPPICLSCSLNGYDASTYGIPGGRYLYVRADLKF, via the coding sequence ATGAATTTCCTGCACCGCCATCCTTTGGTCTTCGCGGTTTCCCTGGCCCTGCTCGGCGGTGTCCCCGCCATCGCCGGCGCCCAGCAACAGACGCCCCCGGCCGCTCCCGGCAATGCCACGACCCTGGACAGCGTGCAGGTCACCGGCACCCGCATCCGCCGCGCCGAAGTCGAGGGCCAGGTGCCGGTGCAGACGTTGAGCCGCGCCGACATCGAACGCACCGGCCTCACCTCCATCGGCGATGTGCTGCAGGAACTCACCGCCTCCGGCTCGGCCTTGAACGCCAAGTTCAATTCCTCCGGCAATTTCGGCTTCCCGCCGGACGGCAGCGGCGTCGGCGCCGGCTCGGCGCAGGTGGATCTGCGCCACCTGGGCGCCAAACGCGTGCTGGTGCTGGTCGACGGCATGCGCTGGGTCAACGAGTCCTCCGCCTCGGGCGTGGGCGCGGCCACCGACCTCAACACCATCCCGCTGGCCATCGTCGAACGCGTCGAGGTACTGGAGGACGGCGCCTCCTCGCTGTACGGCTCCGACGCCATCGCCGGCGTGGTCAACATCATCACCCGGCGCAATTTCGAAGGCGGCCAGGTCACGCTGAACTACGGCGAGTACGACAAGGGCGACGGCGCCAGCAAGGGCGTAGACCTGGCCTGGGGCCACAGCACCGAGCGTACCAGCCTGTTCCTCGGCGCCAGCTACACCAAGCAGGATCCGATCTACGCGCGCGACCGCGCGCAGTCGCTGTATCCGATTCCCGGCACCGGCCTGAGCTTCGGCAGCTCGGCCACGCCGGACGGGCGTTTCATCTTCGTCGACCCCAACACCGGCGCCGAGCAGAACCTGACCCCGAACAGTGGCGTGGGCACGCCCCGCTACGACGGCGCCGGCGGCTGCAGCCGCAGCGACGACTACCACTGCTTCACCACCGCCGACCGCTACAACTTCGCCGCGTCCAACCTGCTGCTGACGCCGTCCGAGCGCAAGGGCGTGTTCGGCCAGTTCCGCTTCTTCTTCAACGACGACGTGCAGTGGTACCTGAAGCTGCTCGGCAACCGCCGCGAATCGACCAACCAGGCCGCGCCGGAGCCGATCTTCCTCGGGCCCGATGCCGGCACCGGCAATCCGCTGGCCGACAACATCGTCATCTCCGCCGCCAACCCGTACAACCCGTTCGGCTTCGCGCTGGATTCGGGCAGCAACCTGATCATGATCGGGCGCCGCCCGGTGGAAGGCGGCGCGCGCGTGTTCGAGCAGCGCGTGGACACCCAGTACGTCGGCACCGGCTTCATCGGCAGCTTCGAGAGCGCCGACCGCACCTGGTTCTGGGACGTCAACGGCGCCTACAGCAAGAACAAGGCCGAGCAGACCAACTACGGCAGCTACAACATCTACAACATCAACCTGGCGCTCGGCGATCCGGCGGCGTGCGCGGCGGTGGCCGGCTGCGTGCCGCTGAACATCTTCGGTGGCGCCGGCAGCATCACCCCGGACATGCTGCGCTGGATCCAGCCGGTGGTGCACGACCGCAGCCAGAACGAGCTGACCCAGTTCACCGCCAACCTCAGCAGCGACCTGTTCCGGCTGCCGGCCGGTGCGGTGTCCTTCGCCACCGGTGTGGAGTACCGCAAGTACGAGGGCTTCTACCGCCCCGATCCGCTGACCGTGATCGGCCACTACAACGGCGTGCCGTCGCTGCCGACGCAGGGCAGCTACGACGTCAAGGAGGCCTACCTCGAACTGAGCGTGCCGATCTTCGCCGACTCGCCGCTGGGCGACAAACTCGACCTGAGCCTGGCTGGCCGCTATTCCGACTACTCCACCTTCGGCGGCAAGTTCACCCCGAAGTACGGCCTGCGCTGGCAGGTGGCGCCGGACTTCGTGCTGCGCGCCAGCTATGCCGAAGGCTTCCGCGCGCCCAGCATCGGCGAACTGTACGGCTCGGCCGCGCGCGCCGACCTGACCCTGTCCGACCCGTGCTCGATCGGCCTGGGCGGCACCGCGCCGCGCGGCAGCGCCAGCAACTGCGCCACGCTCGGCGTGCCAGCCGGCTACCAGCAGGCCAATTCGCAGATCTCGGTGACCACCGGCGGCAACCGCGCGCTGGAGCCGGAGAAGGCGCGCAGCTTCAGCGCCGGCTTCGTCTGGAGCCCGTGGTTCGCCAGCAACGTGCCGTGGTCGGACCGCTTCGACGTGGAGGTGACCTTCTACCGCCACGACATCGACGGCGCGATCCAGGCGATCAACGCGCAGACCCAGCTCGACCTGTGCGTGGATACGCTCTCTCCGACCTATTGCGACGGCATTACCCGCGCCTCCACCGGCGGCATCAACGGCTTCAACAATCGGCTCACCAACCTCGGCTCGATCAAGACCGACGGCTGGGACGTGGACCTGTTCTGGAACTCGCCGGAGACCGCGGCCGGCCGCTTCAAGATCGGCTGGCAGAACACCTTCGTCACCCGCTACGTCGCCACCGGCGCGGCCGGCCAGGTGCAGCCGCAGCGCCCGGGCGTGGAAGTGGTGGACAGCTCGATTCCCGAGTGGACCAGCAATCTGAGCCTGGACTGGTCGCGCGGCCGCTGGAATGCGTCGTGGACGCTGCGGCACATCTCCGAGCTGACCGAACAGTGCGGCGACGCGGTCGCGTTCCCGGTGTGCAGCAATCCGGTGGCCGGCACCAACACGCTGGACGCGATCACCTACCACGACCTGCAGGTCGGCTATCGCTTCGACTGGCTCAAGGGCCTGACCCTCAGCGGCGGCGTCAACAACGTCTTCGACAAGGACCCGCCGATCTGCCTGTCGTGCTCGCTCAACGGCTACGACGCCTCCACCTACGGCATTCCCGGCGGCCGCTACCTGTACGTGCGCGCGGACCTGAAGTTCTAG
- a CDS encoding thiol:disulfide interchange protein DsbA/DsbL, with amino-acid sequence MKTRFALTLMALLPILVACKAQDGTADAVAPASGTAAAPAAAPAAGNDAAAAPAETPAAPAATSADAAAQPAAEGDSAAPAKPVAAKTPNGPEPVAGTDYVDIAGGQPFQPTNGKIEVAEVFGYVCPACARFQPLIGPWKAGLPSDVRFVYVPAMFGGTWDDYARAFYAAEALGVQEKTHDALYKAIHVDQTLKGERGRDSVQDIANFYAKYGVDPKQFADTMGSFAVATKTNRAKQFATRSGISGTPSLIINGKYLVKGKSYDDMLRIADHLIARERAAMAK; translated from the coding sequence ATGAAGACCCGCTTCGCCCTGACCCTGATGGCCCTGCTGCCGATCCTGGTGGCATGCAAGGCCCAGGACGGCACTGCCGACGCCGTCGCCCCTGCCTCCGGCACCGCCGCGGCTCCGGCTGCCGCGCCCGCAGCCGGCAACGACGCTGCCGCTGCGCCCGCCGAGACGCCGGCCGCTCCCGCGGCCACCAGCGCCGATGCCGCCGCGCAGCCCGCCGCCGAAGGCGACAGCGCCGCCCCGGCCAAGCCGGTCGCGGCCAAGACCCCGAATGGCCCGGAGCCGGTCGCCGGCACCGACTATGTCGACATCGCAGGCGGCCAGCCGTTCCAGCCGACCAACGGCAAGATCGAGGTGGCCGAGGTGTTCGGCTACGTCTGCCCGGCCTGTGCGCGCTTCCAGCCGCTGATCGGCCCGTGGAAGGCCGGCCTGCCGTCCGACGTGCGCTTCGTTTACGTGCCGGCGATGTTCGGCGGCACCTGGGACGACTACGCCCGCGCGTTCTACGCCGCCGAGGCGCTGGGCGTGCAGGAGAAGACCCACGATGCGCTGTACAAGGCGATCCACGTCGACCAGACCCTGAAGGGCGAGCGCGGCCGCGACTCGGTGCAGGACATCGCCAACTTCTACGCCAAGTACGGCGTGGACCCGAAGCAGTTCGCCGACACCATGGGCAGCTTCGCGGTGGCCACCAAGACCAACCGCGCCAAGCAGTTCGCCACCCGCAGCGGCATCAGCGGCACGCCGTCGCTGATCATCAACGGCAAGTACCTGGTCAAGGGCAAGAGCTACGACGACATGCTGCGCATCGCCGATCACCTGATCGCGCGCGAACGCGCGGCGATGGCCAAGTAA
- a CDS encoding multifunctional CCA addition/repair protein — translation MNTYLVGGAVRDALLGQPPGDRDWVVVGATPQQMLDLGYKQVGRDFPVFLHPHSGEEYALARTERKSGRGYHGFVVDADPSVTLEEDLQRRDFTINAIARDEDSGALVDPYGGARDIERRVLRHIGPAFGEDPLRVLRAARFMARLAPLGFSVAPETMALMREMAASGELDTLVPERVWQELRRSLASAQPSAFLRTLYDAGALRSVLPELDALYGVPQRAEYHPEVDTGRHQELVSDMAARLAPGDALIGFAALTHDLGKALTPPEEWPRHLMHEQRGLAPLRALCERLKVPQEYRQLAEIACREHLNVHRLDELRDRTVHELLQRCDGFRKPERIAQLATVCEADKRGRLGSEDADYPQGRTLQRLHAAALAVNARDLAAQGLSGPQIGEALAKARIAAIAAARRASAD, via the coding sequence ATGAACACCTACCTCGTCGGCGGCGCCGTCCGCGACGCCCTGCTTGGGCAGCCGCCCGGCGATCGCGACTGGGTGGTGGTCGGCGCCACACCGCAGCAGATGCTCGACCTGGGCTACAAACAGGTCGGGCGCGATTTCCCGGTGTTCCTGCATCCACACAGCGGCGAGGAATACGCGCTGGCGCGCACCGAGCGCAAGTCGGGGCGTGGCTACCACGGCTTCGTGGTCGATGCCGATCCGTCGGTGACGCTGGAGGAAGACCTGCAGCGCCGCGACTTCACCATCAACGCGATCGCCCGCGACGAGGACAGTGGCGCGCTGGTCGATCCCTACGGCGGCGCGCGCGACATCGAACGCCGCGTGCTGCGCCACATCGGCCCGGCGTTCGGCGAAGACCCGCTGCGCGTACTGCGCGCGGCGCGCTTCATGGCACGACTGGCGCCGCTCGGCTTCAGCGTGGCACCGGAAACCATGGCCTTGATGCGCGAGATGGCGGCCAGTGGCGAACTGGACACGCTGGTGCCCGAGCGCGTGTGGCAGGAACTGCGCCGCAGCCTCGCCTCGGCGCAACCGTCGGCGTTCCTGCGCACCCTGTACGACGCGGGCGCGCTGCGCAGCGTGCTACCTGAGCTGGACGCGCTGTACGGCGTGCCGCAGCGCGCCGAGTACCACCCCGAAGTCGACACCGGCCGCCACCAGGAACTGGTCAGCGACATGGCCGCGCGACTGGCGCCGGGCGATGCGCTGATCGGCTTCGCTGCGCTCACTCACGACCTGGGCAAGGCGCTGACGCCACCGGAGGAATGGCCGCGCCACCTGATGCACGAGCAACGCGGCCTGGCGCCGCTGCGCGCGCTGTGCGAACGCCTGAAGGTGCCGCAGGAGTACCGGCAACTGGCCGAAATCGCCTGCCGCGAGCATCTGAACGTGCATCGCCTGGACGAGCTGCGCGACCGCACCGTGCACGAACTGCTGCAGCGCTGCGACGGCTTCCGCAAGCCCGAACGCATCGCGCAGCTGGCAACGGTGTGCGAGGCCGACAAACGCGGCCGCCTCGGCAGCGAGGATGCCGACTACCCGCAGGGCCGCACGTTGCAGCGCCTGCACGCAGCGGCCCTGGCGGTCAACGCCCGCGACCTGGCCGCGCAAGGCCTGAGCGGCCCGCAGATCGGCGAGGCCCTCGCCAAGGCGCGGATCGCGGCGATCGCCGCGGCGCGTCGCGCATCCGCAGACTGA
- a CDS encoding MBL fold metallo-hydrolase: MSVFPLRALCALALSASAALTLPSPAHAAAPEATAAQVPGVYRQAIGRLRVTALFDGTVALPRAQLANIPPEAIARLLDHRYVPENDKGLQTAVNAYLIQDGTHLTLVDTGTATCFGPGLGQVLANLRAAGYVPEQVDDVLLTHAHPDHLCGLLDAHGQPAYPKATVWLSAADAAYWLDPASEAGAPQALRFAFPLARAAVAPYQATQRLRRFRPGDALPGGAVALDTHGHTPGHVSYRFDGGDGQQLLVWGDLVHYHAVQFAQPQASYEADSDRDAAIAARKRMLAQAADHGWWVAGAHLPFPGLGHVRRADTAFAWVPAEFSPLPATP; the protein is encoded by the coding sequence ATGTCCGTGTTCCCCTTGCGCGCGCTGTGCGCGCTGGCGCTGAGCGCCAGCGCGGCGCTGACGCTGCCGTCCCCCGCCCATGCCGCCGCACCGGAGGCGACCGCTGCGCAGGTGCCCGGCGTCTATCGCCAGGCGATCGGCCGATTGCGCGTGACCGCCCTGTTCGACGGCACCGTGGCGCTGCCGCGCGCGCAACTGGCGAACATTCCCCCGGAGGCGATCGCGCGCCTGCTCGACCACCGCTATGTACCGGAGAACGACAAGGGCCTGCAGACCGCGGTCAACGCCTATCTGATCCAGGACGGCACGCACCTGACCCTGGTCGACACCGGCACCGCCACCTGCTTCGGCCCCGGGCTCGGCCAGGTGCTGGCCAACCTGCGCGCGGCCGGCTACGTGCCCGAGCAGGTCGACGACGTACTGCTCACCCACGCCCATCCCGACCACCTGTGCGGCCTGCTCGACGCGCACGGCCAGCCCGCCTACCCCAAGGCGACGGTGTGGCTGAGCGCCGCCGACGCCGCGTACTGGCTGGACCCGGCCAGCGAGGCCGGTGCGCCGCAGGCACTGCGCTTCGCCTTCCCGCTGGCGCGTGCGGCGGTGGCGCCGTACCAGGCCACGCAGCGGCTACGCCGTTTCCGCCCCGGCGACGCGCTGCCTGGCGGCGCGGTCGCGCTGGATACCCACGGGCACACGCCCGGGCACGTGTCGTACCGCTTCGATGGCGGCGATGGGCAACAGTTGCTGGTGTGGGGCGATCTGGTGCACTACCACGCGGTGCAGTTCGCGCAGCCGCAGGCATCGTATGAGGCAGACAGCGACCGCGATGCGGCGATCGCCGCGCGCAAGCGCATGCTGGCGCAGGCCGCGGACCACGGCTGGTGGGTGGCCGGTGCGCACCTGCCGTTCCCGGGGCTGGGCCACGTGCGCCGCGCGGACACCGCCTTCGCCTGGGTGCCTGCGGAGTTCTCGCCATTGCCGGCGACGCCTTGA
- a CDS encoding thiol:disulfide interchange protein DsbA/DsbL produces MNRLPRLLLCLLALLPLSACAQPKSATAVEGEDYTLIADPKPFAPLAGKIEVVEVFGYTCPHCAHFEPLLEEWAGKQAKDVRLTLVPAAFGGYWDSFAAAFYAAQQLGVQSRSHRAMFEAIHDKRSVPVQNVAPEELAAFYAGFGVKPQAFIAAYQSPQVAAQVKTARDFAVRADISGTPALIVNGKYLVKGKNFEDMLRIADALIARERAGK; encoded by the coding sequence ATGAACCGTTTGCCCCGCCTGCTGTTGTGCCTGCTCGCCCTGCTGCCGTTGAGCGCCTGCGCGCAACCCAAGTCCGCGACCGCGGTGGAAGGCGAGGACTACACGCTGATCGCCGATCCCAAGCCGTTCGCGCCGCTGGCCGGCAAGATCGAGGTGGTGGAAGTGTTCGGCTACACCTGCCCGCACTGCGCGCACTTCGAGCCGCTGCTGGAGGAATGGGCCGGCAAGCAGGCCAAGGACGTGCGCCTGACCCTGGTGCCGGCGGCGTTCGGCGGTTACTGGGACAGCTTCGCCGCCGCCTTCTATGCCGCGCAGCAACTGGGCGTGCAGAGCCGCAGCCACCGCGCCATGTTCGAGGCCATCCACGACAAGCGTAGCGTGCCGGTGCAGAACGTGGCGCCCGAGGAACTGGCCGCGTTCTACGCCGGCTTCGGGGTCAAGCCGCAGGCCTTCATCGCCGCCTACCAGAGCCCGCAGGTCGCCGCGCAGGTGAAGACCGCACGCGATTTCGCCGTGCGCGCGGACATCTCCGGCACCCCGGCGCTGATCGTCAACGGCAAGTACCTGGTCAAGGGCAAGAACTTCGAGGACATGCTGCGCATCGCCGACGCGCTGATCGCCCGCGAGCGCGCAGGCAAGTAA
- a CDS encoding c-type cytochrome, whose protein sequence is MRHARVLAFAGLAVSVAAAVAFAQTSVVPIPDHAPVRTTPLEGDIGKAAWGDPKAGQAKAAACAACHGADGNPAIAMYPRIAGQVERYSARQMALIAHGERTSGAVAAMVPFVQPLSAQDMRDIGAYFATQKAGAGIADDAVIADGPYAGMKFYEVGQQLYRGGDATRGIPACMACHGPAGAGNPGPAYPHLGGQHADYVARRLQEYQAGTTQERDPTMFKIMAQVAKPLTDQEIKALGSYLQGLHDRADDAAAAQAAPATATPQQPAPAQQS, encoded by the coding sequence ATGCGCCACGCTCGCGTTCTTGCCTTTGCCGGTCTAGCGGTTTCCGTCGCCGCCGCGGTCGCGTTCGCGCAGACCTCGGTGGTTCCCATTCCCGACCACGCCCCGGTGCGCACCACGCCGCTGGAGGGCGACATCGGCAAGGCCGCATGGGGCGACCCCAAGGCCGGCCAGGCCAAGGCCGCGGCCTGCGCCGCCTGCCATGGCGCCGACGGCAATCCCGCCATCGCCATGTATCCGCGCATCGCCGGCCAGGTGGAGCGCTACAGCGCGCGGCAGATGGCGCTGATCGCCCACGGCGAGCGCACCAGCGGCGCGGTCGCGGCGATGGTGCCGTTCGTGCAGCCGCTGAGCGCGCAGGACATGCGCGACATCGGCGCCTACTTCGCCACGCAGAAAGCCGGTGCCGGCATCGCCGACGACGCGGTGATCGCCGACGGCCCATACGCGGGCATGAAGTTCTACGAGGTCGGCCAGCAGTTGTATCGCGGCGGCGACGCGACCCGCGGCATCCCCGCCTGCATGGCCTGCCACGGCCCCGCCGGCGCCGGCAACCCGGGTCCGGCCTATCCGCACCTGGGCGGCCAGCACGCCGACTACGTGGCGCGGCGCCTGCAGGAATACCAGGCCGGCACCACCCAGGAGCGCGACCCGACGATGTTCAAGATCATGGCGCAGGTGGCCAAGCCGCTGACCGACCAGGAGATCAAGGCGCTGGGCAGCTATCTGCAGGGCCTGCACGACCGCGCCGACGACGCGGCCGCCGCGCAGGCGGCGCCGGCCACGGCAACGCCACAACAGCCGGCGCCCGCGCAACAATCCTGA